One Vespa crabro chromosome 1, iyVesCrab1.2, whole genome shotgun sequence genomic region harbors:
- the LOC124430554 gene encoding elongation of very long chain fatty acids protein-like — protein MTNIVADLIHGYRDLMDNKSDPRVNDWVMMSSPFPTMAICLFYAYFSKVIGPKLMENKKPFNLRRILIVYNLVQTLFSTWIFYEYLMSGWARGYSFRCQPVDYSTSPLALRMANTCWWYYFSKFTEFFDTLFFILRKKNQHVSTLHVIHHGVMPFSVWMGMKFAPGGHSTFFALLNTFVHIIMYFYYMVAAMGPQYQKYIWWKKYLTTLQMVQFVLIMMHQFQLLFTDCDYPRSFMIWISLHGFLFFGLFSDFYKTKYTVQKSRSRMANGTNNGACMPVLDDYPTKSKQNGISTYATIYNKEYNSCYSNGTNNGYVANNNTEKKLA, from the exons ATGACGAATATCGTGGCTGATTTGATTCATGGCTACAGGGATCTCATGGACAATAAGTCCG ATCCTAGGGTAAACGACTGGGTGATGATGAGCAGTCCCTTCCCAACGATGGCCATATGCCTGTTTTACGCATACTTTAGTAAAGTAATAGGACCGAAGTTgatggaaaacaaaaaaccgTTCAATCTTCGACGTATCCTAATCGTTTACAATCTCGTACAGACCCTCTTTTCCACATGGATCTTCTACGAG TATTTGATGAGTGGCTGGGCGAGAGGATACAGCTTTCGTTGTCAGCCAGTCGACTACTCGACCAGTCCTTTAGCGCTCAGGATGGCGAACACATGTTGGTGGTATTACTTCAGCAAATTCACCGAATTCTTCGATACG CTGTTCTTTATcctgagaaaaaagaatcaacaCGTGTCCACCCTTCACGTGATACACCACGGCGTGATGCCCTTTTCCGTATGGATGGGAATGAAGTTCGCACCGGGTGGTCATAGTACATTCTTCGCCCTCTTGAACACTTTCGTCCACATAATCATGTATTTCTATTACATGGTCGCGGCGATGGGCCCGCAATATCAGAAGTACATATGGTGGAAAAAGTACCTCACAACGCTACAAATG gTGCAGTTTGTATTGATCATGATGCACCAGTTTCAGTTGCTCTTCACGGATTGCGACTATCCTCGAAGCTTCATGATCTGGATAAGTCTCCATGGTTTCCTCTTCTTTGGTCTTTTCTCGGacttttataaaacaaaatacacAGTTCAGAAATCGAGGAGTAGGATGGCAAACGGCACGAACAACGGTGCGTGCATGCCCGTCCTCGACGATTATCCGACTAAGTCAAAGCAAAACGGTATATCGACGTACGCGACCATCTACAACAAAGAGTACAACAGTTGTTACAGCAATGGCACCAACAACGGCTACGTGGCGAACAACAACACCGAAAAGAAGCTCGCTTAG
- the LOC124430536 gene encoding elongation of very long chain fatty acids protein AAEL008004-like, whose product MAQIIRTIYDGYRDLMDNKSDPRVNDWAMMSDPFPTLFVCLFYAYFVKVLGPRFMENRKPFDLRNFMILYNLFQVIFSSWLFYECLASGWWGAYSFRCQPVDYSDNPMAMRMARGCWWYYFSKFTEFMDTIFFVLRKKNNHISTLHVIHHGCMPMSVWFGVKFTPGGHSSFFGLLNTFVHIIMYSYYLLAALGPKIQPYLWWKKYLTSLQMIQFVFVMIHAFQLLFIDCNYPKAFVWWIGMHAIMFYFLFRDFYIGAYKKKKNAIRKRQEESGKEEEEKEARRKKEEKYERESMRNRLKENDLIYANQYKMATGYISDEGLRNRVFIDNRGLSDE is encoded by the exons ATGGCACAGATAATACGAACGATCTACGATGGTTATCGGGACTTGATGGACAATAAGAGTGACCCAAGGGTCAACGATTGGGCCATGATGAGCGATCCCTTTCCTACGCTcttcgtttgtttattttacgcTTACTTCGTCAAGGTACTCGGGCCAAGGTTTATGGAAAATCGCAAGCCTTTCGACCTTAGAAACTTCATGATACTTTATAATCTCTTCCAAGTGATCTTTTCCTCTTGGTTGTTTTACGAG TGTTTGGCGTCCGGTTGGTGGGGAGCCTACTCGTTCAGATGCCAACCGGTAGATTACTCGGACAATCCAATGGCAATGAGAATGGCTCGTGGCTGTTGGTGGTATTACTTTTCCAAGTTCACCGAGTTCATGGACACGATCTTCTTTGTTctgcgaaagaaaaataaccaCATTTCAACGTTGCACGTGATTCACCACGGATGCATGCCAATGTCGGTCTGGTTCGGCGTCAAGTTCACACCAG gCGGTCACAGTTCCTTCTTCGGCCTCTTAAACACGTTCGTACACATTATTATGTACTCTTATTATCTCCTCGCTGCTCTCGGACCAAAGATCCAACCGTACCTATGgtggaaaaaatatttgacgaGCCTGCAAATGATTCAATTTGTTTTCGTCATGATTCACGCCTTCCAATTGCTCTTCATCGATTGCAATTACCCGAAAGCTTTCGTATGGTGGATCGGCATGCACGCGATCATGTTTTACTTCTTGTTCCGTGACTTTTACATCGGGGcttacaagaagaagaaaaacgcgATAAGGAAACGGCAAGAGGAAAGtgggaaagaggaagaagaaaaagaagcgagaaggaaaaaagaagaaaagtacgaACGCGAGTCCATGCGAAATCGTCTTAAGGAGAACGATCTTATTTATGCgaatcaatataaaatggcGACCGGGTACATTTCGGACGAGGGCCTAAGAAATCGCGTTTTTATCGACAACCGAGGATTGTCCGACGAATGA